A single Lolium perenne isolate Kyuss_39 chromosome 6, Kyuss_2.0, whole genome shotgun sequence DNA region contains:
- the LOC127305451 gene encoding putative disease resistance protein RGA4 encodes MADPVTAAIAVGWGLQAVGWIASPIISDIYKKGSSFLGFDASKKLKELEPKVLLLQRVMEAVEESPDRPRLEQLFKDLKTAFYEAEDILDDVEYHRLEKQIQDGKLKSDGDSAIRWVKKKLHSAMPSPPLKDQESGMSRSQLKNSFEKIEKVINDACEILERLNLPPVTDYNWRQVVPPNSRSAVTTAAPPLKVIGRDEDRDKIIEMLHDKECDGHESTNIGLCYSVIGIHGIAGSGKSTLAQYICDREKKDKDEEKVGHFDLVIWIHVSQKFDLQAIFTEMLEGATGRPSSEFKNSNTLRENLVKELRGKRILLVLDDVWYNIRDAGHHGELEQVLSPLQIAKTGTKILVTSRSKDALVALGAVGERCIPISDLNYDVFLQMFMHYALRGAVVPGHDGIKLQMLGDEIAKKLNRSPLAARTVGAQLCLRPNVEFWRRTRDRDLLNETMGALWWSYQHLDVQVRRCFAYCSIYPRRRRLERTELVQLWMAEGFIKTTNAEEEPDGVGQDYFDELLSASFLQLAERKMEHGCEVDYFTVHDLLRDLAEEAAIGDCFKIEEGFRGEVPPDVRHIFVGSCDRKMLTEKIFQLQNLRTLIMDYPLQIELSDGKFLESMFTRLQNLRVLVLRFNGVVGGHIFSLPASIGLLKHLRYFYFRMDIRMDLLLPYSITKLYHIQLLDVSAAKGMDFFGAKHMSQLINLRLVSSGLDIPNIGRLKWLQILRGFIVKNKMGYEIRQLKQLNKLKGALAIMGLENVRGKEEAIEASVAQKEGVTELSFEWSDRSCSPEVEAEVLEGLCPSKYLERLRINNYQGSTYPNWMVSKQNGGPEHLRNLLLENCSRLEPAPELFEVFVHLRWFRLWHSNWDALPDNMEQLTLLQVLDINRCPNIRLLPSLPQSLEKFCLQACNEEFTTSCLTTGDPNWQKIQHIPMKIIRRD; translated from the exons ATGGCGGATCCAGTAACCGCTGCTATTGCAGTAGGGTGGGGCCTGCAAGCCGTAGGATGGATCGCCTCGCCCATCATATCCGATATTTACAAGAAAGGCTCCTCCTTCCTCGGCTTTGACGCATCGAAGAAGCTGAAGGAACTTGAGCCCAAGGTTTTATTGCTGCAGCGGGTGATGGAAGCCGTCGAGGAGAGCCCTGACAGGCCTCGTTTGGAGCAGCTGTTTAAGGATCTTAAGACGGCGTTCTATGAGGCGGAAGACATCTTGGATGATGTTGAGTATCACCGTCTCGAAAAGCAGATCCAAGATGGAAAGCTGAAATCAGACGGTGATTCGGCTATACGTTGGGTGAAGAAGAAGCTCCACTCTGCCATGCCAAGCCCCCCATTAAAAGATCAG GAGAGTGGCATGTCAAGAAGTCAATTGAAAAATAGCTTTGAGAAGATAGAAAAGGTTATAAATGATGCATGCGAAATTTTGGAACGGCTGAACTTGCCTCCCGTAACTGATTATAATTGGAGACAAGTGGTTCCTCCCAATTCCCGTAGTGCAGTCACTACTGCAGCTCCTCCGCTGAAAGTAATTGGTCGAGATGAGGATCGTGACAAGATCATAGAAATGCTTCATGACAAGGAATGCGATGGTCACGAAAGCACCAACATTGGTTTATGTTATTCTGTAATTGGCATTCATGGCATCGCTGGGTCCGGGAAATCAACTCTTGCACAGTATATTTGTGACCGTGAGAAGAAAGACAAGGACGAGGAGAAGGTTGGCCATTTTGACCTGGTAATATGGATTCATGTTTCTCAGAAGTTTGATTTGCAAGCCATTTTCACAGAGATGCTTGAGGGGGCTACAGGGAGGCCATCCTCTGAATTCAAGAACAGTAACACTCTAAGAGAGAATCTGGTGAAGGAACTGCGTGGAAAACGGATTTTATTGGTACTAGATGATGTCTGGTATAATATTCGGGATGCAGGACACCATGGCGAACTAGAACAGGTACTTTCTCCGCTGCAGATTGCGAAGACTGGAACCAAGATACTGGTGACTAGTCGAAGCAAAGATGCATTGGTAGCTCTGGGTGCTGTGGGAGAGAGATGTATTCCAATATCTGATCTGAATTATGATGTCTTTCTTCAAATGTTCATGCACTATGCACTTCGAGGTGCAGTGGTACCTGGGCATGATGGAATAAAACTCCAAATGCTTGGGGATGAGATTGCCAAAAAGCTGAACAGATCGCCTCTGGCAGCCAGAACAGTGGGTGCACAGCTATGCCTAAGACCGAATGTAGAGTTTTGGAGAAGAACTAGAGACCGGGATCTTTTAAACGAGACAATGGGAGCTTTGTGGTGGAGCTACCAGCATCTTGATGTGCAGGTCAGGCGATGCTTTGCTTACTGCAGTATTTACCCCAGAAGACGTCGTTTGGAACGTACTGAGTTAGTTCAGTTGTGGATGGCTGAAGGGTTTATAAAGACAACCAATGCTGAAGAGGAACCGGATGGTGTTGGTCAGGATTACTTTGATGAATTACTGTCAGCCTCATTTCTGCAGCTAGCGGAGAGAAAAATGGAACATGGATGTGAGGTTGATTACTTCACTGTTCATGACCTGCTGCGTGATTTAGCAGaggaggccgccattggagaTTGCTTCAAAATCGAGGAAGGTTTCAGAGGAGAAGTTCCTCCAGATGTTCGTCATATATTTGTCGGGAGTTGTGATAGAAAGATGCTTACTGAGAAAATATTTCAATTGCAGAATTTGCGCACACTTATCATGGATTATCCCTTGCAGATTGAATTAAGTGATGGAAAATTCTTGGAGAGCATGTTCACAAGGTTACAGAACTTGCGTGTGCTGGTTTTACGTTTCAATGGAGTAGTTGGTGGTCATATCTTCTCACTCCCGGCATCTATTGGACTGTTAAAGCATCTTCGGTATTTCTATTTTCGTATGGATATACGAATGGATCTTCTTTTACCATACAGTATTACCAAGCTTTACCACATTCAGCTGCTAGATGTTTCTGCAGCCAAAGGTATGGATTTTTTCGGAGCTAAACATATGAGTCAGCTCATCAACTTGCGGCTTGTAAGCTCAGGGTTAGATATTCCAAATATTGGTAGGCTTAAATGGCTCCAAATTTTACGAGGCTTCATTGTCAAGAATAAAATGGGATACGAGATACGACAATTGAAGCAATTAAACAAGCTTAAAGGCGCGCTGGCTATCATGGGTCTTGAGAATGTCAGAGGCAAGGAAGAGGCTATTGAAGCCAGTGTTGCACAAAAGGAAGGAGTGACAGAACTTTCATTTGAATGGAGTGATAGGAGTTGCAGTCCAGAGGTTGAAGCGGAGGTGCTTGAGGGTCTTTGTCCATCGAAGTATCTTGAGAGACTCCGAATTAACAATTACCAAGGTTCAACGTACCCAAATTGGATGGTGAGTAAGCAGAACGGTGGCCCAGAGCATTTGCGTAATCTATTGCTCGAGAACTGTAGCCGTCTGGAACCTGCTCCTGAGCTTTTTGAGGTCTTTGTTCATCTTCGTTGGTTTAGGCTTTGGCACAGCAATTGGGACGCCTTGCCAGATAACATGGAGCAGCTGACGTTGCTCCAGGTACTAGACATCAATCGTTGCCCGAACATTCGTTTGCTTCCATCATTACCCCAGTCCCTTGAGAAGTTTTGTCTGCAAGCCTGCAACGAGGAGTTCACAACGTCCTGCTTAACAACTGGTGATCCAAACTGGCAAAAGATTCAACACATTCCAATGAAAATCATTAGGCGTGATTAA